From a region of the Oncorhynchus keta strain PuntledgeMale-10-30-2019 chromosome 13, Oket_V2, whole genome shotgun sequence genome:
- the LOC118392400 gene encoding coiled-coil domain-containing protein 3-like yields the protein MTTFAPLLLALGSMASVAYGCQLPTEWRPLSESCRAELAEIIVYAKVLAIHREEYGGAEGIYNSLYGYEGAEEGLLYFAEVELMCDQAWGSMLEVPAGSRLNLTGLGYLSCQSHTVMENYSYIFFLRMDENYNIQPHGVNFQDAIFPDTVENRRTFSSLFQFSNCSHGQPLQTFSPEWDPQEDSRLLCSSVQGALFEEEEKSRKQQERLGQLERRNRQLKERVRKVKRSLRNARKSQRQAEQERQGLEERLRSVERRAGHQLNTITQEATPSRYQETVLHRTPHTPL from the exons ATGACGACCTTTGCCCCTTTGCTTCTCGCTCTTGGCTCCATGGCGAGCGTTGCGTACGGGTGCCAACTGCCCACCGAGTGGCGTCCACTGAGTGAGAGCTGCCGTGCGGAACTGGCAGAGATCATTGTGTATGCCAAGGTGCTGGCAATTCACCGGGAGGAGTATGGCGGGGCAGAGGGCATCTACAACTCTCTGTATGGTTATGAGGGCGCTGAGGAAGGGTTGCTCTACTTCGCAGAGGTGGAACTCATGTGCGACCAGGCGTGGGGCAGCATGCTGGAGGTGCCGGCGGGCTCGCGCCTCAACCTGACAGGGCTGGGGTACCTGTCGTGCCAGTCTCACACCGTGATGGAGAACTACTCCTATATCTTCTTCCTCCG GATGGATGAGAACTACAACATCCAGCCCCACGGGGTCAACTTCCAGGACGCCATCTTcccagacaccgtagagaatcGCCGTACGTTCTCCAGCCTGTTCCAGTTCTCCAACTGCTCCCATGGCCAACCCCTCCAGACCTTCTCCCCAGAGTGGGACCCCCAAGAGGACAGCAGG CTCCTGTGCTCCTCGGTGCAGGGGGCTCTGttcgaggaggaggagaagagcagGAAGCAGCAGGAGCGCCTGGGCcagctggagaggaggaacaggcaGCTGAAGGAGCGCGTCCGGAAGGTGAAGCGCTCCCTCCGGAACGCCAGGAAGAGCCAGCGCCAAGCGGAGCAGGAAAGGCAAGGgctggaggagaggctgaggtcAGTGGAGAGACGGGCTGGGCACCAACTCAATACTATCACACAGGAGGCTACGCCCAGCAGATACCAGGAGACTGTGTTACACCGCACGCCACACACACCGCTTTAG